From Psychrobacillus sp. FSL K6-2836, a single genomic window includes:
- a CDS encoding hydantoinase B/oxoprolinase family protein has protein sequence MSEIKQLFKEQDPFTLEIVKETLLSIGDEMFYTLARTSMSPIIYEVLDFACGLTDRKGQLLTQGNGVAGFIGTLSYMVKDVITKYSDKNDIYPGDVFIINDPYGGGGTHLSDVGLVLPIFYNGELMGFSANKAHWTEVGGKDPGSFTNDSTDIYQEGLQFPCIKLSNKGEMNTALIEMIKSNVRFPDLSEGDMWAQIAALKIGEKRMKELCDKYKKETVEASIELLLQQGEQMALKELEKLPNGVYEASNYIDGDGLGNGPFRIQVKVTITDDEFTCDFRGSHPQVPGPVNGSYTTLVTDVRTVFLAITNPSQDANDGVFRPLKVITDKGSIFSAERPAPVSNYWESGSSGGDLVWQALAPVLPKRLTAGHFLSVCSVTLSGEHSDTSEPYLIVEPSVGGWGAGLGQDGARGQFCIGDGETYNIPVEIAEARYGVMIDEYKLNCDGKGAGEYIGGAGVVRSYRVLSSDAKATVTYGRHKFAPWGVNDGEEGSTNKFFVKKHNGEIDGPYGMYARYPLQEGDVLELVTGTGGGYGNPYLRSLRQIQSDVKNGYFSIEDARVKFGVVLDTETYEIKQEIEERRSYLKGRA, from the coding sequence ATGAGTGAAATAAAACAACTTTTTAAGGAACAGGATCCATTCACATTAGAAATTGTAAAAGAAACATTGTTGTCAATTGGAGATGAGATGTTTTATACCTTGGCCAGGACTTCTATGAGCCCAATTATTTATGAGGTATTAGACTTTGCCTGTGGTTTAACAGATAGGAAGGGTCAATTGCTTACCCAAGGTAATGGAGTAGCGGGGTTTATCGGGACGTTAAGTTACATGGTTAAAGATGTAATCACGAAATATAGCGATAAAAATGATATTTATCCAGGAGATGTTTTTATCATCAATGACCCTTATGGGGGAGGAGGCACACATCTGTCGGATGTCGGTCTTGTACTTCCTATATTTTATAATGGAGAACTAATGGGTTTTTCAGCCAACAAAGCGCATTGGACGGAAGTGGGGGGGAAAGATCCAGGGTCGTTTACAAATGATTCCACCGATATTTACCAAGAGGGTTTGCAATTTCCTTGTATTAAATTAAGCAATAAAGGCGAGATGAATACGGCTTTAATAGAAATGATTAAGAGTAATGTTAGGTTTCCAGATTTATCAGAGGGTGATATGTGGGCGCAAATTGCTGCTTTGAAAATTGGAGAAAAACGAATGAAAGAGCTTTGTGATAAGTATAAAAAAGAAACAGTGGAAGCTTCCATCGAACTACTTTTGCAACAAGGTGAACAAATGGCTCTTAAGGAGCTAGAGAAACTTCCAAATGGAGTATATGAAGCTAGTAACTATATTGATGGGGATGGACTAGGCAATGGACCTTTTAGAATTCAAGTGAAGGTAACTATCACAGATGACGAATTTACTTGTGATTTTAGAGGGAGCCATCCACAAGTCCCAGGACCAGTTAATGGTTCCTACACTACACTTGTAACTGATGTTAGAACAGTATTTTTAGCGATTACTAATCCATCCCAAGATGCAAATGATGGTGTGTTTAGACCATTGAAAGTAATTACAGATAAAGGTTCCATATTTTCAGCAGAACGTCCTGCACCTGTATCAAACTATTGGGAAAGTGGTTCATCTGGAGGAGACTTAGTGTGGCAAGCCCTTGCTCCTGTTTTACCTAAAAGATTAACAGCTGGCCACTTCCTTTCGGTTTGTTCAGTAACTTTATCTGGAGAACATTCAGATACTTCGGAACCATATTTAATAGTGGAACCATCTGTTGGAGGTTGGGGAGCTGGATTAGGACAAGATGGAGCTCGTGGACAGTTCTGTATTGGGGATGGAGAAACGTATAATATCCCAGTTGAAATTGCCGAAGCTCGCTACGGAGTAATGATTGATGAATATAAATTAAATTGTGATGGAAAGGGAGCAGGGGAATATATCGGTGGAGCAGGAGTTGTTCGCTCATACCGTGTACTTTCCAGTGATGCTAAGGCGACGGTAACTTATGGGCGTCATAAATTTGCACCATGGGGTGTTAACGATGGAGAAGAAGGATCAACTAATAAATTCTTTGTGAAAAAACATAATGGAGAAATAGATGGTCCGTATGGTATGTATGCAAGATATCCTTTGCAAGAAGGGGATGTACTCGAATTAGTAACAGGAACTGGAGGAGGTTATGGTAATCCATATTTACGTTCCCTACGACAAATTCAAAGTGATGTGAAGAATGGCTACTTTTCCATTGAAGATGCTAGGGTAAAGTTTGGAGTGGTGCTTGATACGGAAACATACGAGATTAAACAGGAAATAGAAGAAAGAAGAAGCTACTTGAAAGGGAGAGCCTGA
- a CDS encoding helix-turn-helix domain-containing protein, with the protein MDRIAKKIREFRKMKDMTLKEMSEQTDLSVGFLSQVERGSSSLAITSLKKIADALNVEMADFFQKEIEVKYTHKLEEQKPFQITGSDSTYTKLSGHFIERELEALTVVIPPLQVDQFTFSHPGEEFYYVLKGAVIFVIDNEEHYLKEGESIHFPSTTEHMWKNPLEQETVLLSVLTPIIF; encoded by the coding sequence ATGGATAGAATTGCAAAAAAAATTAGAGAATTTCGAAAAATGAAAGATATGACATTAAAAGAAATGAGTGAACAAACGGACTTATCAGTCGGATTTCTATCGCAAGTAGAAAGAGGTTCATCTTCATTAGCGATAACGTCATTAAAGAAAATTGCAGATGCATTAAATGTTGAGATGGCAGACTTTTTTCAAAAAGAGATAGAAGTGAAATATACACACAAATTAGAAGAACAAAAACCTTTTCAAATTACAGGCTCTGATTCTACATACACAAAGTTAAGTGGTCATTTTATTGAACGAGAATTAGAGGCGTTGACTGTGGTAATTCCACCATTACAAGTGGATCAATTTACATTTAGTCACCCTGGAGAAGAATTTTATTATGTATTAAAAGGGGCAGTTATTTTTGTAATAGATAATGAAGAGCATTATTTAAAAGAGGGAGAGTCAATTCATTTCCCTTCAACTACAGAGCATATGTGGAAAAATCCACTAGAACAAGAAACGGTGCTTTTAAGTGTTTTAACACCAATTATTTTTTAA
- a CDS encoding YkvA family protein yields the protein MNIELKKELPPYEEQQDFYTKLRSKITNYGESKKGKTTKFAPYLLFAPDLFHLLIKAMLDNRIDTKYKTIIGSGILYFITPIDVLPEGLIGPGGFIDDIIVATFVVNMLLNRFSTEVIEEHWAGDEKLLNVLKKVSKTSDSLIGKLPSKSLLGRYIKKSEKA from the coding sequence TTGAATATCGAATTAAAGAAAGAGCTACCTCCTTATGAGGAACAGCAAGATTTTTATACAAAATTGCGCTCAAAAATCACAAATTATGGAGAATCTAAAAAAGGGAAAACGACTAAATTTGCACCTTATTTATTGTTTGCTCCAGATTTATTTCATTTATTAATTAAAGCTATGTTAGATAATCGAATCGATACAAAATATAAAACGATTATCGGGAGTGGAATCTTATATTTTATTACTCCGATTGATGTTTTACCAGAAGGGTTAATTGGTCCTGGTGGATTTATCGATGATATAATTGTGGCTACATTTGTAGTAAATATGCTTCTGAATAGGTTTTCAACTGAAGTAATTGAGGAGCATTGGGCTGGAGATGAAAAACTATTAAATGTTTTAAAGAAAGTTTCAAAAACCAGTGATTCGCTTATAGGCAAGCTACCGTCGAAATCTTTACTAGGTAGATATATAAAAAAGTCAGAGAAAGCTTAA
- a CDS encoding purine-cytosine permease family protein, with amino-acid sequence MTNKEKKAKAVSTDEALFPVPLNQRQHWIVPAVIFGGLEFSIPVLLTGALLATYFGITEIFWILFVSLFVVQWIGNAITGYMGAITGISSSVIARSSFGHIQARWIIGFITFFVGLGWWALQTAVTGEAIAAMFGIDYENEWGMLALITTVCGLIFAVPSIFGMSSMKWTDIIAVPAGLLLVVTGIYLVMKDSGWEKVASWQPESSITILAAISLVLGMNVSQWVGVQDYTRYAKPKVKDNLLIPIGIIGVGFPLFFVGAIMAIGVGEADIVQIMLGLGFPMWGFLILWLSTWTSQIVNSYSMGLSMANMMNINSGKGRAILTFIGTILGVGMALGGVLNYFEDFLYVSGIIYGPIAGIMIADFFFIRSQTYKDNPGWNWMATIAMAIGIAVAYYTQYIIEMGIPAVQSLFISAIVYLLLMKVKHKIRPDQFTKVE; translated from the coding sequence ATGACTAATAAAGAGAAAAAAGCTAAAGCGGTCTCAACAGATGAAGCGTTATTTCCTGTTCCGTTAAATCAGAGACAACACTGGATTGTTCCAGCGGTAATCTTTGGTGGATTAGAATTTTCTATCCCTGTTTTATTAACTGGAGCATTGTTAGCCACTTACTTTGGTATTACTGAAATTTTTTGGATATTATTCGTTTCTCTTTTCGTTGTTCAATGGATTGGAAACGCAATTACTGGATATATGGGAGCAATAACGGGTATTTCTTCTTCAGTAATAGCAAGAAGTAGTTTCGGACATATACAAGCGAGATGGATTATTGGTTTCATTACGTTTTTTGTAGGATTAGGATGGTGGGCTTTGCAAACAGCTGTAACAGGAGAAGCTATTGCAGCAATGTTTGGTATAGACTATGAAAATGAATGGGGAATGCTCGCACTTATCACAACAGTTTGTGGACTAATTTTTGCGGTCCCTTCTATATTTGGTATGTCCTCAATGAAGTGGACAGATATTATTGCAGTTCCGGCAGGGCTACTTTTAGTAGTAACAGGAATTTATTTAGTTATGAAAGATTCAGGATGGGAAAAAGTTGCTTCTTGGCAGCCAGAGTCTAGTATAACGATACTAGCGGCTATTAGTTTAGTTTTAGGTATGAATGTATCGCAATGGGTAGGTGTTCAGGATTATACACGGTATGCAAAGCCTAAAGTAAAAGATAATTTACTTATTCCAATAGGTATTATCGGCGTAGGATTTCCACTATTTTTTGTAGGAGCAATAATGGCGATTGGTGTTGGAGAAGCCGACATTGTACAAATCATGCTAGGGCTTGGTTTTCCAATGTGGGGTTTCCTAATCTTGTGGCTCTCTACATGGACTAGTCAAATAGTAAATAGTTATAGTATGGGCCTTTCTATGGCTAATATGATGAACATTAATTCTGGAAAGGGACGTGCAATACTTACTTTCATAGGGACAATTTTAGGGGTTGGTATGGCGCTAGGGGGAGTATTAAATTACTTTGAGGATTTTTTATATGTTTCAGGGATTATTTACGGACCCATTGCTGGTATTATGATTGCGGACTTCTTTTTTATTCGTAGTCAAACGTATAAAGATAATCCAGGTTGGAACTGGATGGCTACAATAGCAATGGCAATTGGTATTGCAGTCGCTTACTACACCCAATATATCATTGAAATGGGGATACCAGCCGTTCAATCATTATTTATTTCGGCGATAGTCTACCTATTATTAATGAAGGTTAAACATAAAATACGTCCAGATCAATTTACAAAAGTGGAGTAA
- the speD gene encoding adenosylmethionine decarboxylase has product MDTNGQHFVIDAFECQNDMLNNAKELEDLLTRAINQLEMEILSSHFHSFFPQGVTGIIGISTSHFSIHTWPEHGYAALDIYTCGDQNIWPVLREILLILQAGRSDVYEICRGENINNNVTLRKFTLTVNGTNEEIIESNVF; this is encoded by the coding sequence TTGGATACAAACGGACAGCATTTCGTTATTGATGCATTTGAGTGTCAGAATGATATGCTAAATAATGCAAAAGAGTTAGAAGACTTATTAACAAGAGCAATTAATCAGTTAGAAATGGAGATTCTATCTTCTCATTTCCATTCTTTTTTTCCACAAGGGGTAACAGGGATTATAGGTATTTCAACTTCCCATTTTTCCATTCATACATGGCCGGAACATGGATATGCAGCTTTAGATATATATACATGTGGGGATCAGAATATATGGCCAGTTTTAAGAGAAATTCTTCTTATATTACAAGCTGGACGATCTGATGTATACGAAATTTGCCGAGGAGAAAATATCAACAATAATGTAACATTAAGAAAATTTACGCTTACTGTTAATGGAACTAATGAGGAAATTATAGAATCCAACGTTTTCTAA
- a CDS encoding S-adenosylmethionine decarboxylase related protein, with translation MQVNQTVITILGSAGGVAKSILSILNKSVHDKKDPIYHIINNSKIHLIDYKQKKETYYSSLFPNLKDQFELHQFDLKDTTNFIEHLKNSNTSVVIDISWADTIEMLQCCDQLGIKYLNTALENTMVDENEDLYEGFGLIERMRMLEKKKHTFTNSSSIIGSGMNPGVVQWMAIELLKSDSLEEAPLACYIVEHDNSFYKNKNKAKKNVIYTTWSPECFLDEAILSYPMFMKHHTPLFLYENVYDVEFKVKLGDKQFFGCLMPHEEVYTLGQLYDMEFGFLYKVNDHTSELIRSNIEDLDKVWDFEMKVLDPLEETLEGEDLAGVLLVYKDKERYMYNVSRNDSIFSKYKTNATYFQVACGIYAALSVLLLDKIPKGAYYVDELLLKTNNGYGQYLTYYMTDFVQGVNKHSDGLLHERIKKSN, from the coding sequence ATGCAAGTTAATCAAACAGTTATAACGATTCTTGGTAGTGCCGGAGGTGTGGCAAAATCTATACTCTCCATATTAAATAAATCAGTTCATGATAAAAAGGATCCCATTTATCACATTATTAATAATAGTAAAATTCATTTGATTGATTATAAACAAAAAAAGGAAACTTACTATAGTAGTTTATTTCCCAATTTGAAAGATCAATTTGAATTACATCAATTTGATTTAAAAGATACTACTAATTTTATAGAGCATCTTAAAAATTCAAATACATCTGTTGTTATTGACATTTCTTGGGCAGATACGATTGAAATGCTACAATGTTGCGATCAATTGGGTATCAAGTACTTAAACACAGCATTAGAAAATACTATGGTTGATGAAAATGAAGATTTATATGAAGGATTTGGGTTAATTGAGAGAATGAGAATGTTAGAAAAGAAGAAACATACATTTACAAATTCATCTTCTATAATTGGCTCAGGTATGAATCCCGGTGTAGTTCAATGGATGGCCATTGAACTACTTAAAAGTGATTCATTAGAAGAAGCTCCTCTAGCTTGCTATATTGTAGAACATGACAACTCCTTTTATAAAAATAAAAATAAAGCTAAAAAAAATGTTATATATACAACTTGGTCACCTGAATGTTTTCTCGATGAGGCGATTTTGAGTTACCCTATGTTTATGAAACATCATACACCACTTTTTTTGTATGAAAATGTTTATGATGTCGAATTTAAAGTGAAATTAGGGGACAAACAGTTTTTTGGATGCTTGATGCCACATGAAGAGGTATATACTTTAGGTCAGTTGTATGACATGGAATTTGGTTTTTTGTATAAAGTAAATGATCATACTTCAGAGTTAATTCGGTCAAACATAGAGGATCTGGATAAAGTGTGGGACTTTGAAATGAAAGTTCTTGATCCTCTTGAAGAGACATTGGAAGGGGAAGATTTAGCTGGAGTACTTCTAGTTTATAAGGACAAAGAACGATATATGTACAATGTGTCAAGAAATGATTCTATCTTTTCAAAATACAAAACTAATGCTACATATTTTCAAGTAGCCTGCGGTATTTATGCGGCTCTCTCCGTCCTACTATTAGATAAAATACCAAAAGGAGCATATTATGTAGATGAGCTTTTGTTAAAAACGAACAATGGCTATGGTCAATATCTGACTTATTACATGACTGATTTTGTACAGGGTGTAAATAAGCATTCAGATGGCCTCTTACACGAAAGAATAAAAAAGAGTAATTAA
- a CDS encoding ABC-F family ATP-binding cassette domain-containing protein, whose protein sequence is MIAVSNVSLRFGDRKLFEDVNIKFTPGNCYGLIGANGAGKSTFIKILSGEIEAQEGNVIMNPDERLAILKQNHFEYEEHTVLETVMMGHKRLYEVMNEKNAIYMKEDFSDEDGMRAAELEGEFADLNGWEAESEAAILLQGLGIPDEMHQKKMADLTGSEKVKVLLSQALFGKPDVLLLDEPTNHLDIKAIQWLEDFLINFDNTVIVVSHDRHFLNKVCTHIADLDFSKIQVYVGNYDFWYESSQLASKLASDQNSKKEEKIKELQAFIARFSANASKSKQATSRKKMLDKIELDDIRPSSRKYPYVNFAMKRDIGNDVLQVQDLGHSTEDKKLFSNMSFTMNKEDKIILLGDELAKSALLRILAEEEEPNEGSVRWGVTTTRAYFPLDNAKYFEGSEPSLVDWLRQYSPDDESETFLRGFLGRMLFSGEEVKKKPSVLSGGEKVRCMLSKMMLSESNVLLLDEPTNHLDLESIQALNNGLTLFKGAMIFTSHDHQFIQTIANRVIEIREDGSILDKQLTYDEFLEWKEQI, encoded by the coding sequence ATGATTGCAGTAAGTAACGTAAGTCTTCGTTTTGGTGATCGTAAATTGTTCGAAGACGTAAATATAAAGTTTACACCAGGCAACTGTTATGGATTGATTGGTGCAAATGGAGCAGGAAAGTCAACATTTATCAAAATTTTATCTGGGGAAATTGAGGCACAAGAAGGCAACGTTATTATGAACCCAGATGAACGTTTAGCAATTTTAAAACAAAATCACTTCGAATACGAAGAACACACTGTTTTAGAGACAGTTATGATGGGACATAAACGTTTATATGAAGTAATGAATGAGAAAAATGCTATCTACATGAAGGAAGATTTTTCAGACGAAGATGGTATGCGTGCAGCCGAATTAGAAGGTGAATTTGCTGACTTAAACGGTTGGGAAGCTGAATCCGAAGCAGCAATACTTTTACAAGGTCTTGGTATTCCTGATGAAATGCACCAAAAGAAAATGGCTGATTTAACTGGTTCTGAAAAGGTAAAAGTTCTTTTATCTCAAGCTCTTTTTGGTAAACCAGATGTACTATTACTAGATGAGCCTACTAACCATTTAGACATTAAAGCTATTCAGTGGCTGGAAGATTTCCTTATTAACTTTGATAATACTGTTATTGTAGTATCCCATGACCGTCATTTCTTGAACAAAGTATGTACGCATATTGCGGATTTAGATTTCAGTAAAATTCAAGTTTACGTAGGGAACTATGATTTCTGGTACGAATCCAGTCAACTTGCTTCCAAATTAGCTTCCGATCAAAATAGTAAAAAAGAAGAAAAAATTAAAGAGTTACAGGCGTTTATTGCTCGATTTAGTGCCAATGCTTCTAAATCCAAACAAGCAACCTCTCGTAAGAAAATGCTGGATAAAATAGAACTAGATGATATTAGACCGTCATCTCGTAAGTATCCATATGTAAACTTCGCGATGAAACGCGATATCGGGAATGATGTTTTACAAGTTCAAGATTTAGGTCATTCCACAGAAGACAAAAAACTCTTCTCCAATATGAGCTTTACGATGAATAAAGAAGACAAAATTATTCTCCTAGGGGATGAATTGGCGAAGTCAGCATTATTACGTATTCTAGCTGAGGAAGAAGAACCAAATGAAGGATCAGTACGTTGGGGTGTTACTACAACACGCGCTTACTTCCCGCTTGATAATGCAAAATACTTCGAAGGCAGCGAACCATCATTAGTAGATTGGTTACGCCAGTATTCTCCTGACGATGAAAGCGAAACTTTCCTACGAGGATTCCTAGGTCGTATGCTTTTCTCTGGGGAAGAAGTGAAGAAAAAACCTTCTGTTCTTTCAGGTGGAGAAAAAGTACGTTGTATGCTTTCTAAAATGATGCTTTCGGAATCGAATGTATTATTACTAGATGAACCAACGAATCACTTGGACCTTGAGTCTATTCAAGCATTGAATAATGGTCTTACATTATTCAAAGGTGCTATGATTTTCACATCTCATGACCATCAGTTCATCCAAACAATTGCTAATCGCGTAATTGAAATCCGCGAAGACGGTTCAATTTTAGATAAACAATTAACGTACGATGAGTTCCTAGAATGGAAAGAACAAATATAA
- a CDS encoding hydantoinase/oxoprolinase family protein, with protein sequence MRVATDIGGTFTDLVYMDENGNIKVDKTSTTPPNFEKGVMDVIKKNDINKHQMKQFIHGSTVVINAITERKGVKTALITTKGFKDVLEIARGNRPDLFNIRYEKPTPFVERYLRKEVEERLNYKGKIIQPLKEEEIIQIINELKVEGVEAIGVVYLHSYINPIHELETKKIIQNHWPEVFVTVSHEVTMEWREYERASTTVLNAYVQPIASTYIDKLQNEIKKISDGKNYIMQSNGGTTTFEQAKKLPINMLESGPVAGVYASAILGAQIGESNIIAFDIGGTTAKCSLIEDGVMKVSTDYYIEKNSRTAGYPVKVPVVDIVEIGNGGGSIAWIDEGGSLKVGPQSAGALPGPVAYNKGGMDPTTTDANLIIGRLSPKNFDYKVDMRKVAMVLEERIAKAFNLSVEEAALGIIRIANANMLTALKLISIRKGHDPRNFTLVAFGGGGSMHAASLAKELGVKKVVIPFASPVFSAWGMLMTDLRHDFIQTYVKRLSELDLVEVNEKWQDIESKAIAQFKKEEFEETVVFTRYVDIRYLGQEHTVKVPASNGNWTEETIIELINNFHELHEKNFTFRLDGSPTEIVSFHLVALGNINKPSLKETENSGLSESAIIERRPVYFEKDGWVETTIYKRDMLPTEVKIVGPAIIEEKAAVTIIEKGQKVYADIYGNLIIVTGVDTNE encoded by the coding sequence ATGAGAGTAGCTACAGACATAGGTGGTACATTTACCGATCTTGTATATATGGACGAGAATGGAAATATCAAAGTAGACAAAACATCAACAACTCCGCCAAATTTTGAAAAAGGGGTAATGGATGTAATTAAGAAAAATGATATTAATAAACATCAAATGAAGCAATTTATTCATGGATCTACAGTCGTAATTAACGCAATCACTGAAAGAAAAGGAGTAAAAACTGCTTTAATAACTACGAAAGGTTTTAAGGACGTATTAGAAATTGCCAGAGGAAACAGACCAGACCTATTTAATATACGTTATGAAAAGCCTACTCCTTTTGTAGAAAGATATTTGAGAAAAGAAGTAGAAGAACGACTTAATTACAAAGGGAAGATTATTCAACCTTTAAAAGAGGAAGAGATTATCCAAATAATTAATGAGCTTAAGGTAGAAGGGGTAGAAGCAATAGGAGTAGTCTACTTACATTCGTATATTAATCCAATCCATGAGTTAGAAACAAAAAAAATAATTCAAAACCATTGGCCAGAAGTTTTTGTAACCGTTTCCCATGAGGTAACAATGGAATGGAGAGAATACGAAAGAGCAAGTACAACAGTTCTTAATGCATATGTTCAACCGATTGCATCTACCTATATTGATAAATTACAAAATGAGATAAAGAAAATATCAGACGGAAAAAATTACATTATGCAATCTAATGGTGGTACTACGACCTTTGAACAGGCAAAAAAATTACCTATTAATATGTTAGAATCTGGCCCTGTTGCAGGGGTGTATGCTTCAGCTATACTAGGAGCCCAAATTGGAGAATCAAACATTATAGCGTTCGATATTGGGGGAACTACTGCAAAATGCTCCCTAATTGAAGATGGGGTTATGAAGGTATCAACAGATTACTATATAGAGAAAAATAGCCGTACTGCTGGATATCCCGTTAAAGTACCAGTAGTTGACATTGTAGAGATTGGAAACGGCGGTGGCTCCATTGCATGGATCGACGAAGGTGGTTCGCTGAAAGTAGGACCACAATCTGCGGGAGCTCTGCCAGGTCCTGTTGCATATAACAAAGGAGGAATGGACCCAACGACTACTGACGCTAATCTAATTATAGGGAGGTTGTCGCCTAAAAATTTTGACTATAAAGTAGATATGAGAAAAGTAGCTATGGTATTGGAAGAGAGAATAGCGAAGGCTTTTAATTTGAGTGTCGAAGAAGCAGCACTGGGCATTATCCGAATTGCTAACGCCAACATGTTAACAGCATTAAAGCTTATATCTATCCGAAAAGGACACGATCCAAGAAACTTCACATTAGTTGCTTTTGGGGGTGGAGGGTCCATGCATGCAGCCTCTTTAGCAAAGGAATTAGGAGTTAAAAAAGTAGTTATTCCATTTGCTTCACCAGTGTTTTCAGCTTGGGGAATGTTAATGACTGATTTACGACATGACTTTATTCAAACGTATGTTAAGCGGTTGTCAGAACTAGACCTAGTTGAGGTCAACGAAAAATGGCAGGATATTGAAAGCAAAGCAATTGCACAATTTAAAAAAGAAGAATTTGAAGAAACTGTTGTGTTTACACGTTATGTAGACATTCGTTATTTGGGACAGGAACATACAGTAAAAGTTCCAGCTTCAAATGGAAATTGGACGGAAGAGACAATAATAGAATTAATAAATAATTTTCATGAACTCCACGAGAAGAATTTTACGTTTCGTCTAGATGGGTCACCGACTGAAATTGTTAGCTTCCACTTAGTGGCACTTGGAAATATAAATAAACCATCGTTGAAGGAGACTGAAAATTCAGGTTTATCCGAAAGCGCAATAATAGAACGTCGCCCTGTTTACTTTGAAAAAGATGGTTGGGTCGAGACTACTATTTACAAGAGAGATATGCTTCCCACGGAAGTAAAAATAGTTGGTCCTGCAATTATTGAAGAAAAAGCAGCGGTAACAATAATTGAAAAAGGCCAAAAAGTATATGCAGATATTTATGGAAATCTAATAATTGTTACTGGGGTAGATACAAATGAGTGA
- a CDS encoding DUF917 domain-containing protein, whose product MRTLQLQEAEDILYGACIYGTGGGGSLSEGLEIIKNIYRNGKEIKLIALEDVKDHWLVASPYYVGSVAPPSDEIVQKLKGLKPVKENVSTIATRILQKNLREEIKCICATELGGNTAWAMEVAASLDIPLVDADPAGRAVPDLAQTTFNIFDVSIAPFALANRYGDTLVVETAASHDRAEAIARTFATISGNYSGICDHPVKGEKFRTSVIEGTISKAQAVGRAMRLANEDGVNPIETITLAGDGKILFKGTVSEASWEEVRGFIEGTINIKSDNLKDEMSVWFRNENMTARIADKIVSIIPELIIILDYQTGKPLLNPSCKAGMEVAVLSFPAPTIWETDKGLSIFGPEYIGMEKKDYLNLKIINGMGK is encoded by the coding sequence TTGAGAACTTTACAATTGCAAGAAGCAGAAGATATTTTGTATGGAGCATGTATTTACGGAACTGGTGGAGGAGGTAGTTTATCAGAAGGCCTGGAAATTATAAAAAACATATATCGTAATGGGAAAGAAATTAAGTTAATAGCTTTAGAAGATGTAAAAGACCACTGGCTCGTTGCTTCTCCTTATTATGTAGGGTCTGTTGCACCACCTTCAGATGAAATAGTTCAAAAGTTAAAAGGGCTAAAGCCAGTAAAAGAAAATGTTTCAACGATCGCGACAAGAATTTTACAGAAGAACTTAAGAGAAGAGATTAAGTGTATTTGTGCAACAGAACTTGGGGGGAACACGGCATGGGCAATGGAAGTGGCTGCTAGTTTAGATATTCCATTAGTCGATGCAGACCCTGCGGGAAGAGCGGTACCTGATTTGGCACAAACAACATTTAATATTTTCGATGTTTCAATTGCTCCTTTTGCTTTAGCTAATCGCTATGGAGATACATTAGTTGTTGAAACAGCAGCAAGTCATGATCGAGCAGAAGCTATCGCAAGAACATTTGCAACTATATCTGGAAACTATTCAGGAATATGCGATCACCCTGTTAAAGGAGAAAAATTTAGGACGTCAGTTATTGAAGGTACGATTTCCAAAGCACAAGCAGTTGGCCGAGCGATGCGCCTAGCAAATGAGGATGGAGTTAATCCCATCGAAACGATTACTCTCGCAGGAGATGGGAAAATTCTTTTCAAGGGAACAGTTAGTGAAGCATCATGGGAAGAAGTAAGGGGATTCATAGAGGGAACTATTAATATTAAATCTGATAATTTGAAAGACGAGATGTCTGTATGGTTTAGAAATGAAAATATGACAGCTAGAATTGCAGACAAAATCGTTTCTATTATTCCAGAGCTAATTATTATACTTGATTATCAAACTGGTAAACCTTTACTGAATCCTTCTTGCAAAGCAGGAATGGAAGTAGCTGTATTATCTTTTCCGGCTCCAACTATTTGGGAAACAGATAAAGGTCTCTCTATTTTTGGACCAGAGTATATTGGGATGGAGAAAAAGGATTATCTAAATTTAAAAATCATTAATGGAATGGGAAAATGA